The genomic region GCGATCGTGGTCGCTGCCGGAGTGGCGGGAGGACTCCCGGCCCGTCCACGCGCTGATGCCCGTCAGTATCCGCATCGCCGCCGACCAGAACGTGCTGTCGAACTACACCTCGGGAGTGCGGATCGCGCTGCCGTGCGGAGAACCGGAGCCGGCCCGGCGGCTGGCCCGTATCGCCAAGGTGACCCGTCGACTCAAGGAGGGCGGGATGGGCGTGGTGGAGCATCACCACTTCCCCGCCGTGGCGGCGCGGGCCACCCCCCGCATGCTGTCGTATGCGGCGAGCTTCGGGGGTCGCACCCGGGAGCTGGCCATGGTGGCGACCAACGCCCGCACGATCCGCGGGCCGCTGGCCGTCGCCGGACGCACGGTCACCGACCTGATCGGCACGGGGCCGCTGCTCGTCGGACGCCAGCACCTGTCGGTGGCGCTGTTCGGTCTTGGGGACCGCATCGGGATCACGTTCGCGGCCAGCGACAGTGTGCCGAACCACGAGCGTCTCGCCCAGTTGTGGCTGGCGGAGCTCACCGAGCTCGGCCGATCGACGCCGCCCGGCGGCGTGCGGGTGCCGGTTCAGCGCGACGCGGGGCCGCGGGCCCGGTAGGTCTGGTGTGTGTGGCCCGCATCCCCGCCGCCGGGATGCGGGCGCTTCCTGGGGCGGGCGTGCGCGGCGTGTCGGCACATGCCCGCCCCTGGAAGCGAGGGCGGCGCGACGGCGGCCGACGCGCCCGGGCCGCTACGCGGACCCGGCCCTCCCGGGAGATGCCAGGGCCGCGCCCGGCAGCCCGGACCGGTCCGCGCCGCCGGCACGGGTCGGCTCGTCGGGGTACGGCTCGCCGCCGTTCTCACCCTTCTCACCCTTCTCACCGGCCGCGGCGTCGACGTCGGCGTCGGCGGCGTCGGGGGCGGCGGTGAGCGGAGCGGCGATGTCCTCCAGGGAACGGCCGGCCGCGTCCACGCCGAACAGCAGCTCGGCGACACCGCCGACCGCCATCACCGCCGCGCCGACGAGGAAACCGACCATCACCGGCCCGGTGCGGCCGGTGTCGATGAGGTGACCGAACAGCAGCGGGCCGGTGATGCCGCCGACGGCGGTGCCCACGGCGTAGAAGAACGCGATCGCCAGCGCCCGGGTCTCCATCGGGAAGATCTCGCTGACCGTCAGGTACGCCGAACTCGCCCCCGCCGAGGCGAAGAAGAACGTGACCGCCACCAGCAGCAGGAACGTCCACGCGGTCAGCGCGCCGCCGGCGAACAGCACGGCGAGCAGCACCGCCAGCGCGGCCGCGGCCAGATAGGTCGCCGCGATCATCGGTTTGCGTCCGACGGTGTCGAACAGCCGGCCGAGCAGCAGCGGGCCGGCGCAGTTGCCCAGGGCGTAGACGACGAGGAACACCGGCACCGCCGACGAGCTCACCCCGTAGAACGTCGTCAGCATCGTGCCCAGGTCGAAGGTGAACGCGTTGTAGAGAAAGGCCTGGCCGACGAACAGCGCCAGTCCCAGTACCGCGCGGCGGGGATAGGTGCGAAACGCCGTCGAGGCGATCGTCCGCAGCGGGATGACCGTGCGCTGGCGGACGGTGATCTGCCTGTCCGGGCTGGCGAGCCGGGTGCCCGTCTCGGCCTCGACGGTGTGTTCGATGTCGCCGACGATCCGTTCGGCGTCGTCGGCGTGGCCGTGGATGAACAGCCAGCGCGGGCTTTCCGGCACGTGCCGGCGCACGACGAGGATGACCAGTCCGAGCACTGCGCCGAGGCCGAAGCTGAGCCGCCAGCCGATCTCGGTCGGGAAGAGGCGCTCGGACAGGAAGAACACGGTCAGCGCCGAGCCCGCCGCGGAACCCAGCCAGTAGGAGCCGTTGATGAGCAGGTCGACCCGTCCCCGCACCCGCGCCGGGATCAGCTCGTCGACCGCCGAGTTGATGGCCGCGTATTCACCGCCGATTCCGGCGCCGGTGAGGAACCGGGTCAGGAAGAAGAACCACGGCGCCCACGAGAACGCGGTCGCCGTCGTCGCCACGATGTAGACGCCCAGGGTCAGCAAGAACAGCTTTTTCCGGCCGAAACGGTCGGTGAGCTGACCGAAGAACAAGGCGCCCAGGCAGCTGCCGAGCACGTAGATCGCGGCCGCGGTGCCGATGTCGGAGGCGGACAGCGAGATTCCGCTGCCCGATTCGGTGAGCCGCGAACCCACCGCGCCCACCATCGTCACCTCGAGCCCGTCGAGGATCCACACCGTTCCCAGCCCGATGACGATCATCCAGTGGAACCGGGCCCAGGGAAGACGGTCGAGTCGGGCCGGAATCGCCGTGCGGATCGTCCCCAACCCGCCGCTGTCCTTGCCGGGCATGCCACCTCCACACCGTCGCGGTTGCGTGCGCGCCGTCCGCCGCCGCCGGTTCCGACCGCCCCTGCCGGCCCCGCGGATGACGTTGGCCTTCGGCTCTCTGCCCGCTTCCGCCGCCGATATCCCACGCTCCGCCGACCAGGCACCGCGGTCGGGAAGGCACCGCCGTCTAGTGATCATCGCCGTCGAGAAGCACCGCGGTCGTGCAGATCTTCGATGCCATCGGTGGGATCTTCGACGACACCGCCGGGCGGATCGTCGCCATCGTCCTCGCCGTGGCCAGTGGAATCTTCGTGCTGGCCGGCGGAGACCACCGCCGCCATCCGCAGCCCGACGGCCGCGGGCCCGCGGCGGGCGGTGAGCGGGACGGGCCGCCCGAGGTGGTGTGAAGGGACCCTGACCGGGCCGGCGGGTCGTGCAAGCTGCGACGATGAGGGCCGGAACTCCCGCGTCGTCGATGCGCGGGCCGCCTGGCGGAGTGGGCCGCGGACGGCGGGGGAGGGCGAGGGAGGTGCGCGATGAGGGCACAGGGCTCTGCCGCGGGACGGCCGCGGGGGAGAGGCCATCGGCCGATGGGCGGCACGGGCGGCGCCAGCCGCACGGCGGTGATGGTCTGCCAGGGACGGGCCGTCGCCCACGAGCGGCTCGCCCCCGGCCGGTTCGACGATCCGACGGCGATGGCGTTCCTGCTCGCCGCCGAGCGGGGCATCGTCGAGGAGGTGCGGTCCGGGGCCACGCCGGCGGGCTGGGGGCCGCGGCTGACCTTCGAGATGGTGCGCGCCTGTGGCGAGGTGATGGCGCCGCGCACCGTCGCGATCGACGACGCCGTGCGCCAGGCGTTACCCGCCTCTGATGCGGCCCTCGGCGTGGTCGGCGCGGCCGACCCGGTGCCCGCTGGCGCGGCGCAGGTCGTGATCCTGGGGGCGGGGCTGGACGGGCGGGCGTGGCGGATGGCGGAGCTCGCCGCCACGCCGGTGTTCGAGGTCGACCATCCGGCGTCGCAGCGCGACAAACGCGAGCGGGCCGGGGAGCTGGCGCCGGCGGGGACGCCGCCGTTTTTCGTGCCCGTGGACTTCAGCCGGGACGACCTCGCCGCGGCGCTGGCCGCCGCGGGCCACCGCCGGTCGGTCCCGACGATCTGGATCTGGGAGGGCGTCGTCCCCTACCTCACCCGCGGCGAGGTCGCCCGCACCCTGCGGATCGTCGGCGACCGCTCCGCCGCGGGCAGCCGGCTGATCGTGCACTACCACACCCCGGCACCCTCGGCGCCGCTCGGCCGAGGGGCGGCGCGCCTGCTCAGCGCCCTGTCCAGGCAGGCGAATCCGATGACCCGCGAGCCGAACCGCTCGGTGTGGACACCGGCGGCGCTGCGCCGCGCCGTCGGCGTCCGCGGCTTCGCGGTCACCCGGGACGACTCCCTGCTCACCCTCGCCCAGGACCTCGGCACCCCGATCCAGCACCGCCGCTCGCTGCGCAACGGCCGCATCCTCGTGGCCGACCGCGTCCCGCCCCCCGCATGAGCTCCGCGGGCCGCCCCGGCTGGGCCCGGCACCCGCCCCCGCCGCTTCCGGCGAAAGGCGATCAGGGACCGCAGGCCGCCGATTGATGGTGTCGGTGAGTGGGGGCGGGACAGGGCGCGGGCGAGCCACGTGTCCAGTGCGGGCAGGACAGCGTCCTCGCGGACGTAGACGTTGGTGGGGAAGCCCTCCCCGCTCTCGAGGGGGTGATTCGCCGGATATCCCTGGACTCATCGAGCTGCGGCGATCACGGTAATCTGCCGGTTGTGGTCTCTGTGGGTAGCGTCTTTGTGAGTCACACCAGCGAGCTGGCCGAGTACCCGCAGGTCCGGTCGTTTGTGCGGGCGGCGGTTGATGCGGTCCTGCGGGCCGGCGCGCGGCCGGTGCAGATGGCGCAGTTTCCGGCGGGGGAGCAGCCCCCGGCAGAGTACTGTCGACAGCAGGTGCGGCAGTGTGATGTCTACCTGGCGGTCGTGGGTTTCCGCTATGGCTCGCTCGTACCTGACGATCTGGCGCCGAACGACCCGGTGGGTGTGTCGTACACGGAGCTGGAGTTTCGTACCGCCACGGCGGCCGGGTTGCCGCGGCTCGTCTTTCTGCTGGACGAGAATGCGGTGGTGCCACGGTCGCTCATGGACCGAAACGCGGACGCGGTGGATGGGTTCCGTGAGCGTCTTCGCCAGTCGAATGTAGTGGTCAGGGCGGTGTCCACGGCCGACGAACTGGGCGAGGCGGTGCTGCAGTCGCTGTACGAGCTGCGTACGCAGCTGCCGGCGGATGCCGTGCGGGTCTACCCGTCGGGGCGCGGTGAAGTGACTGCTCGGCCACGTCCGTGGATGGCGCCGCCGCTGGACCGGATGGTGGAGCGTCCCGAGCTGGGCGACCGGTTGATCGGTGCTTTGCTCGCGACCGGTCCGGTCGGTCCCGGGCGGACCACCGTGTTGGTGGGCGCGGGCGGGTTCGGTAAGACGACGTTGGCAACCTGGGCGGCCCATCACGAGGAGATCGACCGCCGCTTCCCTGGCGGCCTTTTGTGGGTGACGTTGGGCCAACAGGCACGGGGCGCGGACCTCGCCGGACGGATCAACGATCTGGCGTTCATTCTCGCGGGCCGCCGGCCGGAGATCTCCGATCCGGAGGCGGCTGGCGCGGAGCTGGGCCGTCTACTCGACGACGTGCGGGAACCAGTACTTCTCGTGATGGACGATGCCTGGGACGCAGCCCAGCTGCGGCCGTTCCGGTTTGGTGGTCGCGCCTGCTCCCGGCTGGTGACCACCCGCGTTGCGGATGCGCTGTCGCCGGACTGGGCGCTGGTCGCGGTGGATGTCATGTCCGGGGACCAGGCCCGCATGCTGGTCGGTAACGAGATCGAGGCCATGGCCGCCGCGGTGGCGGATCGGCTGGCGGCGGTGGCCGGGCGGTGGCCGGTGTTGTTGAACCTGGTCAACGGCATGCTGCGCAGGCAGGTGGCGCGTGGACGAGGGCCCGACGATGCTGCCGAGGACGTGCTGGACATGCTTGCCACGCACGGGCCGGCCGCGCTCGACCCGGCACGGCCGGAGACCCGGGGGCGTGCGGTCGCCGCGACCATCGAGGCAAGCCTGAGCCTGCTCACGCCGCGCGACCGCGAGCGCTACCTCGGCCTGGCCGTCTTCCCGGAGGACGTGGACATTCCCCTGGACGTCCTGGCACTGCTCTGGCCGGATTGCAGGGTCGACGCGCTGTGCGAGAACCTTGCTGGCCTCGGCCTGGTCGCCGACTACCGGCTGGACTCACCTGGCCCGCGGCTGATCCTGCACGATGTGATCCGCGCCTACCTGCGCCAGCATGTTCAGGAGGAGCCCCGCGTGCATGCGCGGCTCGTCGACGCGGCCGCCGGTCTGTTGAGCGAACCGGCCGAGGACGGCCGTCCGGCCTGGTGGACTCTTCCAGGTGATCTTGGCTATCTGTGGCGGTATCTACCCCACCACCTGGCGGAGGCCGGCCGCAGGGACGCCTTCGTCGCGCTCGTCGCCGACCTGCGGTGGACCGAGGCCAAAACCCGGCAGATGGGCACCGTCGTCGGCGTCGAGGCCGACCTCGCTCTGGCGGCCACTGAGCCGACCGCTGTCCTGGCCCGGCGACTGCGACAGTCCGCCCACCTGATGGGCCCGATCGACCCGCCGCATGCCCTCGGCGCAATCCTGGCCAGCAGGCTGTATGGGCTACCCGAGCTGGGCAGCATGCTGGATCGCTACCGCGCCGCGCTGGCCCGACCGCGACTCGAACCCGCCTGGCCGCCACCTGACCTGCCCGACCAGTCGGCCGTTTCACCTCCCACCGGTCATGCGGGCGGCATCTACAGTTGCGCCCTCTCGCCGGACGGCAGCGTCCTGGCAACCGCCAGTGACGATGGCACGGTGCAGATCCGGGATCTCGCTGCTATGACCGTCCGCGCAGTGTTGGCAGGGCATACCGCCGCGATCTGGAGGTGCACGTTCTCCCCGGACGGCACGTCGCTCGCGACAGCCGGCAACGACGGCGTCGTTCGTCTGTGGGACGTCGAGTCCGGTGCGACGCGGTCGGTGCTGTCTCATCGAGCCGCGGTGACCTGCTGTGCCTTCTCGCCCGACGGCGCGGTCCTCGCCACCACAGCTCAGAACGGCATCGTTCGGCTGTGGGGCGTCGCCGACGCTCAGGCACGCTGGTCCGTCGAGGGGCACTCCGGCGGTGCGTGGAGCTGCGCCTTCGCACCGGACGGCCGATGGTTGGCGACGGCCGGTAGCGATGGGCTTGTCCGGATCTGGGACAGCGCCGACGGCACACCGGCTGGCGTGCTGAGCGGCCACGGCGCCACTGTCCGAGCCTGCTCCATCTCCCCGGACGGAACACTGGTCGCCACGGTCAGTGACGACCAGACCGCCCGGCTTTGGGACCTGGCCGAACGCTCGGAGAAGGCGGTGCTGACCGGGCACAGCGGCCGGCTGTGGGAGTGCGTCTTCTCCCCGGACGGCCAGATCCTGGCCACCGGCGGCCATGACGGAACAGCCAGGCTCTGGAACGTCTGCGAGACGACCGAACATGCAGCCCTGGCCGGTCACGGCGGTGCCGTGCGTGGTTGCGCGTTCTCGGCGGACAGCCGCACGCTGATCACCGTTGGTCACGACCAGACGATCCGGGCCTGGAGCGTCGCCGCGGCCTCGCTGCGATTCTCGGTCACCGGCCGCACCTCCCGGATGAACCGGTGTGCGTTTTCCCCGGACGGTACCCTGCTGGCCGCCAGCATGGTCAACGGCGCCGTCCGGGTGATGCAGGTTTCCGACCGGACCGAGATCCGCGACTTCGACGGCCAGGCCGGCGGAATTCGCGGGTGCGCCTTCTCTCCAGATGGCACGCTGCTGGCCACCACCGGAAACGACGGCACCACCCGGCTGTGGGAGATACGTACAGGCGAGGAACGACTTCGCCTGCGCGGCCACACCGGCTGGGTGCGCAGCTGCGCATTCTCCCCGGATGGCGCCCTGCTCGCCACCTGCGGCCTCGACCGGACGACGCGTCTGTGGCAGGTAACCGACGGTGTTCTGGTGGCCGTGCTGGACGGCCACCAGAACACCGTTCACTGTTGCGACTTCTCCCCGGACGGAACGGTGCTCGCCACCTGCAGCGGGGATGGAATGACACGCCTGTGGAACGTGTCGGACGGCACCAAACGCGCGCAGCTGATCGGACACACGGACGCGGTGACGGCCTGCGCGTTCTCTCCCGACGGCTCCCTGCTCGCCACCACCAGCGACGACACGACCGTACGCCTGTGGCAGGTCGACACCGGCGAGGTCAGCCACGTCCTCATGGGTCACACGCACTGGGTGGAAAGCTGCGCGTTCTCCCCAGATGGCACCATTCTCGCCACCGCCGGCAGCGACGGGGTGATCCGACTCTGGAACGTCACGAATGGCACCTACCACTGCGCGCTACGCGTCACCGGCCCACTCGTCGGCGTCGCCTGGCACCCCACCGGCGCCCTCCTCGCCGCCGCCGGTGGCGCCGGCATCCACCTCCTCACCTACCTGGCCTGAACCTGCGCCTCCGGGCGAGCGCTGACAACCCGACGGCCTTCCCCCCATACGGCTACGAGATCGATCGGGTCGCCGACCCTATACCCGTACGGCAGTTGACGAACGAGGTACGACAGTGGTGTTGGCTCGGTCATCCGCGCGCTCCACGAAGAGCCTGCTCCTGGGCGACGATTGCCCAGCTGTGAAAGGATCTCGACCGAGAAGCCGAATGTCACTTCTGGCCTGGTGATCGAGGAATATTCGAATGCGTATTGTGGTGATCGGCGGCGGGGGTACCGGGATTGGTGCGGCCACTGCCGAGCTGTTCGTGGCCGAAGGAGCGGAGGTGTACCTTCTGGGTCGGCGCGAAGCGGTCGTCGCCGCCACGGCCGACCAGCTCGGGCCTCAGGCGCACCCGGTCGTGTGTGACCTGCGCTCCCCACTCAGTGTCCAGACCGCGGTCGGCGACCTGCCCGAGGTTGTCGACGTCCTGGTGAACAATGCCGGCGCCCGGGGCGTGGGGCTCACCGGCAGCGATCTGACGGCGGTGGCCGAGCGCTGGACGGCCGACTTTCACAACAACGTGTTGGTGGCTGTCTTGTTGACCACCGCCCTGAGCGACCGCCTGCGGTCGCCCGGCGGGCGGGTCGTGACCGTGAGCAGCCTCGCCGCGATACGCGGCAACGGCTCCTACGGGGCGGCGAAGGCGATGCTGCACGGGTGGAATCTCGCCCTCGCGAGCGAACTCGGCCCGCGCGGGGTGACGGCGAACGTTGTCGTCCCCGGGTTCGTTGCGGGGACCGAGTTCTTCGGCGCCGACGTCGATGACGACGAGCGGAAACGGCGCGCGGCGCAGACGCTGGTGAACCGGGTCGGTGAGCCCCTCGACGTCGCCACGGCGATCCGGTACCTGGCCTTGCCGGAGGCCGGCTACGTCACCGGCCAGTTCCTGCACGTCAACGGCGGCGCCCTGCTGGGTCGGTGAGAGCGGATGGCGGATTTGGGCGCGCCGCACGCGCAGCTCCTTCAGGTCCTCGGCGAGATTGTCAGCGGGTAGTCGCGGACCGGATCCTGCCGATTCACGCCGCAACAAGCTCGAGATACCGGCGGCAGGTCGGACGCTTCTTGCTCGGCTCGACAGCTCCTTCCGGGCTATGCAGGACGACCTTCTCGCTTCTCTTCCACCCAAAGACCGGGTCGAGCTCGATCGGCTCTTCGCGCTGATGAGCCGAGCCGGCACCCGCATCGACGCGACCGGGTCGGGAGCGGTAGCAGCCGATGACCATGCTCCAGGCTCCAAGTTCTGACCAAGATAATCAACGATGTTGACGACACCCGCGGGCGTTCTGTGTACCGAGCCCTCGGCACGATCTGGCCCCTGTCTGGCCGGGATTCTGCGGGTCGGCCAGACGGGGCACCGGCGAGGCCGGTCAGCGGCGCGACGCTGAGGCGAGGGCGGTCAGCGCCCCGTGGTGGGCGGCCAGGAACTCGTCGAAGGTGCGGGGGGAGTGGCCGGTGAGGTCGCGCACCGCCGTGGTCGTCGGCGCGGCGATGCCGCCGGCCAGCCCCTGGGTGAGGACGGCGACGTCCTCGGCGAACTGGGGTGGCAGCCCCTGGGCGGTCAGCGCGGCGATCAGTTCGTCGACGGTCAGGTTCACGTAGCGCACGGTCCGGCCCAGCGCGACGGAGAGTTTCTCGGCGATCTGCGCATAGGTCAGGGCCTCGGGCCCGGAGAGCAGGAAGGTCTCGCCGTCGCCGGCTCGGCCGGTCAGCAGCGCGGCGGCGCAGGCGGCGATGTCCGCGCAGTCGATGTAGGAGACCGCGGCGTCGCCGTAGGCGCCGACGAGGTTCCCGTCGGCGGTGAAGGAGCCCTGCCCGGTGATGAAGTTCTGCATGAAGCCGTTGGGCTGCAGGATCGACCAGCCCAGCCCCGACGCCTTGAGGTGCTGCTCGATCTGCCAGTGGGCGCCCCCGGCGAGCCGTTCGCCCTCGCGGGCCTGCCAGACCGACACCTTCACCACCCGTTCGACGCCGGCGGCGACCGCCGCATCGATGATCGACTTCTGCTGGCGGACCATCGGCTGCTCCCCGTCGGCCGGCTGCGCCCCCGCGCCGTTGAGGAACAGGCGGTCGACCCCGGCCAGAGCGGCGACGATCGACGCCGGGTCGTCGAAGTCGCCGACGAGGAACTCGCGACCCTTCGCCTCGTCGCGGACCAGCGCCCGCACCGCCGCCCCGTCCTGCCGAAGCTGGTGCACGAGGGGTCGTCCGATGGAGCCGGTCGCACCGGTTACCAGGATCATCCGTGTCTCCCGAAGGTCTCGTCCGTTAATCTGAGGCTGCCTCATGAATAATATTCTGAGGCGGCCTCAAGTTCCGTCGGGGCGGCTGGCCCACCGAGATCGGATGGTCGCTCGAGGTGGATGTTTTGTTCGAGGTCCGACGCTCGTTCGAGGTGGATGGTCGTTCGAGGTGGATGGTCGGGGAGGGCGGATGACCGAGTCCGGGCGGCGGCCGCGCGCCGACGCACGGCGCAACCGCGAGCGGCTGCTGGCCGAGGCCGACGCGGTGTTCCGCGCCCAGGGCACGAACGCCTCGCTGGAGGGCGTCGCCCGCCGCGCCGGCGTGGCGATCGGCACGCTCTACGCGCACTTCCCCAACCGGCGCGCACTGCTCGGCGCGCTGCTGCGCCACCGCAACGACGCCCTGTTCGCGCGCGGGGCGGACCTGCTCGACCAGCCCGGTGCCGCCGCGGCGCTCACCGCGTGGGTGCACGCCGTCATCGCGCATGCCGCGGCCTACCAGGGGCTCGCCGCCGTGCTCGCCGAGGGCGTCGACGACGAGGCCTCCGAGCTGCACCAGGCGTGCGTCGAGATGACCGGCATCGGTGACCGGCTCATCGCGCGGGCACGCGAGGCCGGCGTGCTGCGCCGCGAGGCGACGGGCGCCGACATCTTCGCCCTGATGAACGCCGCCGCCTGGATCGCCGAGCAGATGTCCGCCGAGCAGGCCGGCCGACTCGTCGACCTCACCCTGGCGGGACTGCTCGCCCCGCCGAGCTGACGGCGCACGGCACCGGCCGGGGGAGTGGCCAGCAGAACATCAGATGGTTGCACCGAATCGTCGGCGGACGGCCGCGGTGCCCAGGCCTGAAAATAGGTCGCCAGGGCCGCAGTCGGGGACAATCGTCGCTGTGGCTCGCATCCCGGACCACCGTACGAGCACGGCGTCCCAGCAGAGGAGTCCTCGCGGCATGGTGTGGCAGTGGATCGGCCTGGCGACGTTCTCCCTCACCCTGCTGCCCGCGGGACTGGCCCTGGCCACCAACCATGTGCCTCGCCGCCTGCGTACATGGTTGGCGCCGATTCGCACGCGCGGCTGGGTCATGCTGCTGTACTACAGCGCCGTGCCCCTGTACACGATTCCGCGCCTCGCCGGCTTCTCCGCCGCCACTCGCACCTGCACCACGGCCGGCGGCATCCTGTGGCTCGCCGGC from Frankia alni ACN14a harbors:
- a CDS encoding class I SAM-dependent methyltransferase is translated as MGGTGGASRTAVMVCQGRAVAHERLAPGRFDDPTAMAFLLAAERGIVEEVRSGATPAGWGPRLTFEMVRACGEVMAPRTVAIDDAVRQALPASDAALGVVGAADPVPAGAAQVVILGAGLDGRAWRMAELAATPVFEVDHPASQRDKRERAGELAPAGTPPFFVPVDFSRDDLAAALAAAGHRRSVPTIWIWEGVVPYLTRGEVARTLRIVGDRSAAGSRLIVHYHTPAPSAPLGRGAARLLSALSRQANPMTREPNRSVWTPAALRRAVGVRGFAVTRDDSLLTLAQDLGTPIQHRRSLRNGRILVADRVPPPA
- a CDS encoding DUF4062 domain-containing protein, translated to MSHTSELAEYPQVRSFVRAAVDAVLRAGARPVQMAQFPAGEQPPAEYCRQQVRQCDVYLAVVGFRYGSLVPDDLAPNDPVGVSYTELEFRTATAAGLPRLVFLLDENAVVPRSLMDRNADAVDGFRERLRQSNVVVRAVSTADELGEAVLQSLYELRTQLPADAVRVYPSGRGEVTARPRPWMAPPLDRMVERPELGDRLIGALLATGPVGPGRTTVLVGAGGFGKTTLATWAAHHEEIDRRFPGGLLWVTLGQQARGADLAGRINDLAFILAGRRPEISDPEAAGAELGRLLDDVREPVLLVMDDAWDAAQLRPFRFGGRACSRLVTTRVADALSPDWALVAVDVMSGDQARMLVGNEIEAMAAAVADRLAAVAGRWPVLLNLVNGMLRRQVARGRGPDDAAEDVLDMLATHGPAALDPARPETRGRAVAATIEASLSLLTPRDRERYLGLAVFPEDVDIPLDVLALLWPDCRVDALCENLAGLGLVADYRLDSPGPRLILHDVIRAYLRQHVQEEPRVHARLVDAAAGLLSEPAEDGRPAWWTLPGDLGYLWRYLPHHLAEAGRRDAFVALVADLRWTEAKTRQMGTVVGVEADLALAATEPTAVLARRLRQSAHLMGPIDPPHALGAILASRLYGLPELGSMLDRYRAALARPRLEPAWPPPDLPDQSAVSPPTGHAGGIYSCALSPDGSVLATASDDGTVQIRDLAAMTVRAVLAGHTAAIWRCTFSPDGTSLATAGNDGVVRLWDVESGATRSVLSHRAAVTCCAFSPDGAVLATTAQNGIVRLWGVADAQARWSVEGHSGGAWSCAFAPDGRWLATAGSDGLVRIWDSADGTPAGVLSGHGATVRACSISPDGTLVATVSDDQTARLWDLAERSEKAVLTGHSGRLWECVFSPDGQILATGGHDGTARLWNVCETTEHAALAGHGGAVRGCAFSADSRTLITVGHDQTIRAWSVAAASLRFSVTGRTSRMNRCAFSPDGTLLAASMVNGAVRVMQVSDRTEIRDFDGQAGGIRGCAFSPDGTLLATTGNDGTTRLWEIRTGEERLRLRGHTGWVRSCAFSPDGALLATCGLDRTTRLWQVTDGVLVAVLDGHQNTVHCCDFSPDGTVLATCSGDGMTRLWNVSDGTKRAQLIGHTDAVTACAFSPDGSLLATTSDDTTVRLWQVDTGEVSHVLMGHTHWVESCAFSPDGTILATAGSDGVIRLWNVTNGTYHCALRVTGPLVGVAWHPTGALLAAAGGAGIHLLTYLA
- a CDS encoding SDR family NAD(P)-dependent oxidoreductase, which gives rise to MRIVVIGGGGTGIGAATAELFVAEGAEVYLLGRREAVVAATADQLGPQAHPVVCDLRSPLSVQTAVGDLPEVVDVLVNNAGARGVGLTGSDLTAVAERWTADFHNNVLVAVLLTTALSDRLRSPGGRVVTVSSLAAIRGNGSYGAAKAMLHGWNLALASELGPRGVTANVVVPGFVAGTEFFGADVDDDERKRRAAQTLVNRVGEPLDVATAIRYLALPEAGYVTGQFLHVNGGALLGR
- a CDS encoding NmrA family NAD(P)-binding protein, producing the protein MILVTGATGSIGRPLVHQLRQDGAAVRALVRDEAKGREFLVGDFDDPASIVAALAGVDRLFLNGAGAQPADGEQPMVRQQKSIIDAAVAAGVERVVKVSVWQAREGERLAGGAHWQIEQHLKASGLGWSILQPNGFMQNFITGQGSFTADGNLVGAYGDAAVSYIDCADIAACAAALLTGRAGDGETFLLSGPEALTYAQIAEKLSVALGRTVRYVNLTVDELIAALTAQGLPPQFAEDVAVLTQGLAGGIAAPTTTAVRDLTGHSPRTFDEFLAAHHGALTALASASRR
- a CDS encoding MFS transporter, with translation MPGKDSGGLGTIRTAIPARLDRLPWARFHWMIVIGLGTVWILDGLEVTMVGAVGSRLTESGSGISLSASDIGTAAAIYVLGSCLGALFFGQLTDRFGRKKLFLLTLGVYIVATTATAFSWAPWFFFLTRFLTGAGIGGEYAAINSAVDELIPARVRGRVDLLINGSYWLGSAAGSALTVFFLSERLFPTEIGWRLSFGLGAVLGLVILVVRRHVPESPRWLFIHGHADDAERIVGDIEHTVEAETGTRLASPDRQITVRQRTVIPLRTIASTAFRTYPRRAVLGLALFVGQAFLYNAFTFDLGTMLTTFYGVSSSAVPVFLVVYALGNCAGPLLLGRLFDTVGRKPMIAATYLAAAALAVLLAVLFAGGALTAWTFLLLVAVTFFFASAGASSAYLTVSEIFPMETRALAIAFFYAVGTAVGGITGPLLFGHLIDTGRTGPVMVGFLVGAAVMAVGGVAELLFGVDAAGRSLEDIAAPLTAAPDAADADVDAAAGEKGEKGENGGEPYPDEPTRAGGADRSGLPGAALASPGRAGSA
- a CDS encoding TetR/AcrR family transcriptional regulator; this translates as MTESGRRPRADARRNRERLLAEADAVFRAQGTNASLEGVARRAGVAIGTLYAHFPNRRALLGALLRHRNDALFARGADLLDQPGAAAALTAWVHAVIAHAAAYQGLAAVLAEGVDDEASELHQACVEMTGIGDRLIARAREAGVLRREATGADIFALMNAAAWIAEQMSAEQAGRLVDLTLAGLLAPPS